From the Ruminiclostridium josui JCM 17888 genome, one window contains:
- a CDS encoding helix-turn-helix domain-containing protein yields MASINERIKELRTSRGFSVDEFAKILGIHRSSVYRYEGENEKETRDVPMSLAILISKKFNVSLDWLGGLTDTKQPELSAKELTEVYFSLNEEAKKELFNYANYLKSKV; encoded by the coding sequence ATGGCATCTATTAATGAAAGAATAAAAGAGCTGAGAACCTCTAGAGGTTTTTCAGTTGATGAATTTGCAAAAATACTTGGCATTCATAGAAGTTCTGTTTATAGATATGAAGGAGAAAACGAAAAAGAGACTAGAGATGTCCCTATGAGTCTGGCTATATTAATTTCTAAAAAATTCAACGTAAGCCTTGATTGGCTTGGAGGCTTAACTGATACAAAGCAGCCGGAATTAAGTGCAAAAGAACTTACAGAAGTGTATTTCTCCCTAAATGAGGAAGCAAAAAAAGAGTTATTTAACTACGCAAATTATTTAAAAAGTAAAGTGTAA